In a genomic window of Brassica rapa cultivar Chiifu-401-42 chromosome A10, CAAS_Brap_v3.01, whole genome shotgun sequence:
- the LOC103845029 gene encoding serine/threonine-protein kinase D6PK: protein MASKTPEGSLTSSSQSMSVSTLADQVSSTLSFADPSTDTKTANNNKTSEQGESGKSSTCRPSTSSDISDESTCSSFSSSINKPHKANDVRWEAIQAVRTKHGGLGLNHFRLLKRLGCGDIGTVHLAELNGTRCYFAMKVMDKTALASRKKLLRAQTEREILQCLDHPFLPTLYSHFETEKFSCLVMEFCPGGDLHTLRQRQPGKRFTEQAAKFYVAEVLLAMEYLHMLGIIYRDLKPENVLVRDDGHVMLSDFDLSLRCTVSLSIVRSTNLGSEGLSKNSVSCSQQPACIQQPSCISMAPTSCFGPRFFSSKSKKDKKAKTDNGNHQVTPLPELVAEPTSARSMSFVGTHEYLAPEIIKGEGHGSAVDWWTFGIFLYELLFGKTPFKGSGNRATLFNVVGQPLRFPESPVVSFAARDLIRSLLVKEPQHRLAYKRGATEMKQHPFFEGVNWALVRCATPPEVPKPVDLEPVKQHAPATPASAASTSVRSDQSNYLEFDFF from the exons ATGGCCTCCAAAACTCCAGAAGGATCACTTACCAGTTCCAGTCAAAGTATGTCAGTTAGTACTTTAGCAGATCAAGTCTCTTCCACCTTGTCTTTCGCCGATCCAAGCACTGACACCAAAACCGCTAACAACAACAAGACCAGCGAGCAAGGAGAGAGCGGGAAGAGCAGTACGTGTAGACCGAGCACGAGCAGTGACATAAGCGATGAGAGCACTTGCAGCAGCTTCAGCAGCAGCATCAACAAGCCTCACAAGGCCAACGATGTGAGGTGGGAAGCTATTCAAGCCGTCAGAACCAAACATGGCGGTTTGGGATTGAACCATTTTAGGCTCTTGAAGAGGTTAGGATGTGGTGATATCGGAACTGTCCATCTCGCTGAGTTGAACGGGACGAGGTGTTACTTTGCCATGAAGGTTATGGACAAAACAGCTTTGGCTAGCAGGAAAAAGCTTCTTAGAGCTCAGACCGAGAGAGAGATACTGCAGTGTCTTGATCACCCGTTTCTTCCCACACTCTACAGTCATTTTGAAACTGAGAAGTTCTCTTGTTTGGTTATGGAGTTTTGTCCTGGAGGTGACTTGCATACGCTGAGACAGAGACAGCCAGGGAAACGCTTCACCGAGCAAGCTGCAAA GTTCTATGTAGCGGAGGTGCTTCTTGCAATGGAGTATCTACACATGCTGGGGATCATTTACCGTGATCTAAAGCCTGAGAATGTTCTTGTGAGAGATGATGGACACGTGATGCTTTCGGATTTTGATCTCTCCCTGAGATGTACTGTGAGTCTCTCGATAGTCAGATCAACCAATCTTGGATCCGAAGGCTTGTCAAAGAACTCAGTTTCTTGCTCGCAGCAACCCGCTTGCATCCAGCAGCCATCTTGCATCTCAATGGCTCCTACATCTTGCTTTGGTCCTCGGTTCTTCTCATCTAAGTCCAAGAAAGACAAGAAAGCCAAAACAGATAACGGTAACCACCAAGTTACTCCCTTACCGGAGCTCGTTGCAGAGCCAACAAGCGCTCGTTCCATGTCGTTTGTGGGGACACACGAGTACTTAGCTCCAGAGATCATCAAAGGTGAAGGACATGGAAGCGCGGTTGACTGGTGGACTTTTGGGATCTTTCTTTATGAGTTGTTGTTTGGTAAAACACCGTTTAAAGGCTCAGGGAATAGAGCGACGCTCTTCAATGTGGTTGGTCAGCCTTTGAGGTTCCCTGAGTCTCCGGTGGTTAGCTTTGCAGCTAGAGATTTGATAAGGAGTTTGCTTGTGAAGGAGCCACAGCATAGGTTAGCTTACAAGCGTGGAGCGACGGAGATGAAGCAACATCCTTTCTTTGAAGGAGTGAATTGGGCTCTGGTTCGGTGTGCCACTCCACCTGAGGTTCCTAAACCGGTTGATCTTGAACCGGTGAAACAACATGCTCCTGCTACACCGGCTTCTGCTGCATCTACAAGCGTGAGATCTGACCAGAGCAATTATCTTGAGTTTGATTTCTTCTGA